The stretch of DNA TACGTACGCCTGAGTCCAAGGTACGGCTCGCGCGCGACCACCGCGCGGCGACAGGAGATTTCAGATGACGATCAGCGTCGGCGACCGGCTTCCCACCACCACCCTCGTCAAGGCAACGGCAGACGGCCCCGACCAGGTCGATACCGACAGCTTCTTCAAGGGCCGCAAGGTCGCGCTGTTCGCGGTTCCCGGCGCGTTCACGCCGACCTGCTCGGCCAAGCACCTTCCCGGCTTCGTAGAGAAGGAAGCCGAGCTGAAGGCCAAGGGCATCGACGAGATCGCCTGCGTCTCGGTCAACGACGCGTTCGTGATGGGCGCCTGGGGCAAGTCGGCGGGCGCCGGCGACATCACGATGCTCGCGGACGGCAACGGCGATTTCGCCAAGGCTGTCGGGCTGACGATGGACGGCTCGGGCTTCGGCATGGGCACGCGCAGCCAGCGTTACTCGATGCTCGTCAACGACGGCGTCGTCGAGCAGCTCAACGTCGAGGCCCCCGGTGAGTTCAAGGTGAGCTCGGCCGAGCACCTGCTCAGCGAGATCTGACCTCTTTGAATCCTCCCCCGCCAGGGGGAGGTGGCTGGCCTTCGCCAGAC from Sphingomonas sp. HMP9 encodes:
- a CDS encoding peroxiredoxin is translated as MTISVGDRLPTTTLVKATADGPDQVDTDSFFKGRKVALFAVPGAFTPTCSAKHLPGFVEKEAELKAKGIDEIACVSVNDAFVMGAWGKSAGAGDITMLADGNGDFAKAVGLTMDGSGFGMGTRSQRYSMLVNDGVVEQLNVEAPGEFKVSSAEHLLSEI